The Sporomusaceae bacterium FL31 sequence CATTACAAACCCTCCATTTCTTAGTTGCTATTCGGTGGGTACACTTTGCATACCGAATCCTGCTGGAATCGACAGATTGTTTTGTGCACTGAAGGTTTTTAAATGAACCAGTCAGTAAAATTAAAAATAAAAAGCACTCCTGACTGAGGAGTGCTTTCATGGTTACACATAAAAGCCCGGCACAAAGTAATTTATGCCGGGACGAAATAAGCACAGTGCAAGACAACTGTACAAATCCCCTCCCCATCGCTCGCAGGTCAAACGGTGATTGCTACATAGGCAGTTCTCCTGGCTCTGGATCATCGCTCAGCCAAACCTTCCCGGAAATTAACTTCCAGTGGCATCTTCCTGGCCTTGCTCTCCATTACAGTGGCGGGACCGCGCCGGTATTGCACCGGACTTCCCTATTAAGCCCTTTCGGGCACCTATACCAAGTTTATGAAATTTTTCACTTACTAATTAAGTATTACATGAATAACAGATTTTGTCAAACAAGTTTTTAACCCCGAAGTATAGATAACGACATCCATAATAAACTAACACCCGCTTTCGCGCAGCTCCTGCTTGAAAGCGGGTGTTATCTCGTTACATGGTGAAGCTGAAATATGTTAGTTGTCGCACTTTTCGAAAGCACGAATGAGTTCTTGAACAGCCATGGTTGCGGAGATTTCTCCCTCGACCACCTGATGCTCAATCGTATTCTTACAAGCCACAACAGCCGAATTCTGGAAAAACATACTGCGTAGATGTTCTTCCACCATGTTGTACACCCAGGATAAGGTCTGTTTTCGGCGCCTGTCCGTAAATATGCCTGACTCCTGAGTTTTATTCTTGAACTGCTCGACGACACCCCAGATATCACTAATGCCTTCGCCTGTCATAGCCGAACAAGTATAGGCATGGGTAGCCCAACCTTCGGTAGCTGGCCGCAAATAATGCAGAATGCGCTCATAATCAGACTTAGCCACTAGGGCCCGCCGCTTATTATCACCATCGGCTTTGTTGATGAGAATAGCATCAGCCAGCTCCATAACGCCTTTTTTCATGCCCTGCAGTTCATCACCGGCTCCGGTTAGCACAACCAGCAGAAAGAAATCGACCATGGAACGCACCGTGGTTTCACTCTGCCCAACTCCAACTGTTTCAACAAGGATGACATCGAACCCTGCCGCTTCGCAGAGCAGTAGTGTTTCCCGGCTTTTGCGGGTAACGCCTCCCAGGGTGCCACTTGATGGCGATGGTCTGATAAAGGCCTGAGGCTGCTTAGATAAAACCTCCATCCGGGTCTTATCGCCTAAAATACTGCCTTTTGTCACCGTGCTGCTTGGGTCAACCGCCAATACAGCGACCCTATTGCCTTGCTCGCACAACCGGCAGCCTAATGCCTCGATAAAGGTACTCTTTCCTGCTCCCGGCACACCGGTAATACCTACCCGTATTGAACGCCCGGTGTGAGGCAGCAGTTGTTTCAATACCTGCTGTGCGATTTCCAGGTGTGCAGGCGCATTACTCTCAATGAGCGTAATGGCCCGGGATAGGATCATTCGATCTCCACTCAGCACGCCCTGGACATACTCGTCTATCGATAAATTACGCCGTTTCACTACCGGCGCCGACTTTTCAGCCGGTGCCGTTTTACTGTTTGGCAAGCCGTCGTGCCCTCCGTCCACTCCGGTCATGACCCGGCAGGCAAAGGCATCGCCAGAATTTTGCGGCGCCCATTCCGGTTTGTACGTGCTATGGCTCATAGGTCTTACCCCTCGGCAACGCGGGCAAACAATTCGTCGAGAATTCTTTTTGCTGCTACCGGAATAATGGTACCAGGGCCAAAGATGGCGGCTGCGCCATGCTCTTTGAGGTAATCATAGTCTTGAGCCGGTATAACACCGCCCGCTACCACCATGATATCGCCCCGTCCCCGTTTCTTTAATTCTTCCACAAGCTGCGGCAGAAGTGTCTTATGACCTGCGGCCAAGGAGCTCATGCCAACAATGTGCACATCGTTGTCCACGGCATCTTGGGCTGTTTCTTCCGGAGTTTGGAAAAGTGGTCCGATATCCACGTCAAAGCCCATATCCGCAAAGGCAGTTGAAATAACTTTTGCCCCTCGGTCATGACCATCCTGGCCCATCTTGGCAATCATAATCCGTGGACGACGGCCTTCCTGCGCTTCAAATTTATCAGTCAAACCTCGGACTTCAGCAATCACCGTTTCATCGGCAAATTCACTGCTGTAGATACCGGAAATGGAACGAATAATAGCCTTATGACGACCGATCACCTTTTCAACCGCATCAGAAATTTCGCCTAAGCTGGCACGAGCCCGTGCTGCTTCCAGCGCCAATTCCAAGAGATTGCCTTCACCGCTTTCCATGGATTTGGTAATGGCATTGAGCCAGTAATGAACATCATCTTCATTACGGATGGCCCGTAATTTTTCCAGACGCTGAATCTGCGACAAACGTACTGCCGTGTTATCAACTTCCAAGATATCAAGCGGGTCTTCTTTTTCCAGACGATAGCGGTTTACGCCGACAATCATTTCCTCAGCCGAGTCGATATGTGCCTGACGGCGGGCTGCTGCTTCCTCGATACGCATTTTTGGCAAACCGGTATCAATGGCTTTGGCCATACCGCCCAGTTCCTCAACCTCCTGGATATGAGCCCAGGCGCGACGAACGAGTTCATCGGTCAGTGCTTCGACATAGTAGGAACCGCCCCATGGATCAATCACTTTACACACTTTGGTTTCATCCTGGATATAGAGCTGAGTATTCCGGGCAATCCGGGCCGAGAAGTCGGTTGGAAGTGCAATGGCTTCATCCAAGGCATTGGTATGCAGCGACTGGGTATGCCCAAGTGCCGCCGCCATAGCCTCAATGCAAGTACGGCCAACATTATTAAACGGATCTTGTTCGGTAAGACTCCAGCCCGAAGTCTGTGAATGAGTTCGAAGAGCCATAGATTTTGGATTCTTCGGATCAAATTGTTTAATAATCTTAGCCCAAAGCATCCGGCCGGCCCGCATTTTGGCCACTTCCATAAAGTAGTTCTTACCGATGGCCCAGAAGAAGGAAAGCCGCGGTGCAAAAGCATCAATTCCCAAACCGGATTTAATCCCGGTACGAATGTATTCCAGACCGTCAGCCAGCGTATAGCCAAGCTCAATATCGGCAGTAGCACCGGCTTCCTGCATATGATAGCCAGAAATACTAATGCTGTTAAATTTCGGCATGTTTTTAGATGTATAAGCAAAGATATCCCCGATAATCCGCATAGAGCCGGCTGGCGGATAAATATAAGTATTCCGCACCATGAACTCTTTTAAGATATCATTCTGAATGGTACCGGCTAATACTTCTTTTTTAACGCCTTGTTCCTGGGCAGCCAGGATATAAAATGCCAATACAGGCAGTACTGCACCGTTCATGGTCATCGATACCGACATTTTATCAAGTGGAATACCGGAAAATAAGATTTCCATATCTAGAATGGAGTCAACGGCAACCCCGGCTTTACCAACATCACCGACTACACGGGGATGGTCGGAGTCATAGCCACGGTGGGTCGCCAGGTCAAAAGCGATGGACAAACCTTTCTGACCAGCGGCCAGATTCCGGCGATAGAAAGCATTACTTTCTTCTGCTGTCGAGAAACCTGCATACTGCCGGACTGTCCAAGGCTGAGTGACATACATGGTTGGATAAGGACCGCGCAGAAATGGCGGAACCCCAGCCATATAAGCCAAGTGGTTGGCGCCTTTATAAGCGTCTTCGGTATAGAGAGGCTGGACTTCGATTTGTTCCATAGTCCGCCAGTATAATTCTTCAAATGGCAAACCGGTTTCTTTCTCGATTTTCTTACGCCATTCTGCTACATTGCTTGGTTTAGCATCTTGAAATAGTAGTTTAGAAAAGTCAGGATTCTTAGCCATTAGTTCATCCCCTTTGCATCTTGCAAGTCACTAAGAATTTGATAGCAGTTGGCTTTAACATGAATGAAATCATCCACGCCAGCCTCCCGGTAGCTAGCTTCAAACTCTTTGGCAGGCGCTCCAGCCAGAATAATCTTCATTTTCGGATTTTGTTCCTTGATCATTCGCGCCAATGGTGGAACCATTTCCGGATAGGTATCGTCAGTCGAGCAAATAATTGCAACATCAGCACCAGATTCCAGCGCGGCCTTTGCTGCTTCCTCCACGGTTGGGAACCCATCATTTTTCAGCACTTCAAATGCTGCAACTTCCATAAAACCGGTAGAGAAATCAGCCCGGGCTTTATGCTGCGGAATAGGGCCTAGATTAGCCAAGAAGACTTGAACCGTTTCACCGGTATTGGCTTTATGGGCAACCGTACGGTCCCTCATGGCTTCAAATTGTTCCGTCCAACGACGAACACGGATAGGCTCAACTGTCGCTGCAGCAGCACCGGCATCAGTAAGCTGCCGGCGAATTTCACCAACTGTCGCGCCAGCCTGAAAAGCCTTAATGGCAGCATTAATGAGTTCTCCAGCCTGACCATCTACAGCCAATACAATTTGCTCCACCTGGTTCTGGCAAAATTGTGCATCAATGTCACTCCGATAATCACTGATGGCTTCACTCCGCACTGCTTTGCTTACCTCAGGAAAGTGTTGGGGTACTTCTAACGGCTGCTCGGTCATATTCGGATACATATTCGTACCAACAGCTCGGTCAGAGCGGTTAGCCAAATTTTTGAACCGTTGTTGCAATACAGCCCCAATATCCTTTTGAATGACACCGTCTTCTAATGCTTTTATAATCCCGCCCTGCTCGTCAAGCTGCTGAATCAAAACCCAAGCCTTTTCCGCAACCTGCTGGGTTAAAGTTTCAATATACCAGGAGCCGCCTGCCGGATCAACGGGCTGCATCAAATTGCACTCATTTTGCAGCAATAACTGGGTATTGCGGGCAATCCGACGGGCAAATTCATCACCATGACGAATAGGCTCATCAAAGCAACCCACTTCCATACTGTCTACGCCGCCAACAACACCGGAGAATGATTCGGTTGTTGTCCGAAGCATATTGACATAAGGATCATAGGTCGTCTTAGTGAAAAATGAGGTTCGGGCATGGATGTTGATTTTTCTGGCATCACTGTCACCGCCAAAGGCTTCAACAATTTGTGCCCAAATCATCCGGGCAGCCCGAATTTTAGCAATTTCCATAAAGAAATTAGAACCCAGAGAAAAACTAAACCGGATGTGCTTGGCGATGATATTAATATCAAGCCCCCGCTGCTGCAGTTCCCGGATATAGGCAATAGCCGCGCTCATGGCATAGCCAATTTCCTGAATGGAGTTGGCACC is a genomic window containing:
- the scpA_4 gene encoding methylmalonyl-CoA mutase produces the protein MSTMDGEKQTATAMPAVTFEEFPPTTYEEWKAATIVALKGGVFEKRMFTKTYEGIQLEPIYTSEDTKNLTHPHSLPGEDYFLRGVHAGGYVSTPWKIAQKCAEALPAKFNETAKQELAKGSTSLNIALDTATLEGVDATDADAEKIGDQGVSLSTLQDAAQAFADINLTQNDLHLYTGFSNVAMLALLTALAKSNGQAYKNMSGCIGADPIGALAGTGNLPASLGEMIDELTHATAWAAEKMPNMRTILVRGEVYHDGGANSIQEIGYAMSAAIAYIRELQQRGLDINIIAKHIRFSFSLGSNFFMEIAKIRAARMIWAQIVEAFGGDSDARKINIHARTSFFTKTTYDPYVNMLRTTTESFSGVVGGVDSMEVGCFDEPIRHGDEFARRIARNTQLLLQNECNLMQPVDPAGGSWYIETLTQQVAEKAWVLIQQLDEQGGIIKALEDGVIQKDIGAVLQQRFKNLANRSDRAVGTNMYPNMTEQPLEVPQHFPEVSKAVRSEAISDYRSDIDAQFCQNQVEQIVLAVDGQAGELINAAIKAFQAGATVGEIRRQLTDAGAAAATVEPIRVRRWTEQFEAMRDRTVAHKANTGETVQVFLANLGPIPQHKARADFSTGFMEVAAFEVLKNDGFPTVEEAAKAALESGADVAIICSTDDTYPEMVPPLARMIKEQNPKMKIILAGAPAKEFEASYREAGVDDFIHVKANCYQILSDLQDAKGMN
- the mutB gene encoding methylmalonyl-CoA mutase large subunit encodes the protein MAKNPDFSKLLFQDAKPSNVAEWRKKIEKETGLPFEELYWRTMEQIEVQPLYTEDAYKGANHLAYMAGVPPFLRGPYPTMYVTQPWTVRQYAGFSTAEESNAFYRRNLAAGQKGLSIAFDLATHRGYDSDHPRVVGDVGKAGVAVDSILDMEILFSGIPLDKMSVSMTMNGAVLPVLAFYILAAQEQGVKKEVLAGTIQNDILKEFMVRNTYIYPPAGSMRIIGDIFAYTSKNMPKFNSISISGYHMQEAGATADIELGYTLADGLEYIRTGIKSGLGIDAFAPRLSFFWAIGKNYFMEVAKMRAGRMLWAKIIKQFDPKNPKSMALRTHSQTSGWSLTEQDPFNNVGRTCIEAMAAALGHTQSLHTNALDEAIALPTDFSARIARNTQLYIQDETKVCKVIDPWGGSYYVEALTDELVRRAWAHIQEVEELGGMAKAIDTGLPKMRIEEAAARRQAHIDSAEEMIVGVNRYRLEKEDPLDILEVDNTAVRLSQIQRLEKLRAIRNEDDVHYWLNAITKSMESGEGNLLELALEAARARASLGEISDAVEKVIGRHKAIIRSISGIYSSEFADETVIAEVRGLTDKFEAQEGRRPRIMIAKMGQDGHDRGAKVISTAFADMGFDVDIGPLFQTPEETAQDAVDNDVHIVGMSSLAAGHKTLLPQLVEELKKRGRGDIMVVAGGVIPAQDYDYLKEHGAAAIFGPGTIIPVAAKRILDELFARVAEG
- a CDS encoding putative GTPase Rv1496, with amino-acid sequence MSHSTYKPEWAPQNSGDAFACRVMTGVDGGHDGLPNSKTAPAEKSAPVVKRRNLSIDEYVQGVLSGDRMILSRAITLIESNAPAHLEIAQQVLKQLLPHTGRSIRVGITGVPGAGKSTFIEALGCRLCEQGNRVAVLAVDPSSTVTKGSILGDKTRMEVLSKQPQAFIRPSPSSGTLGGVTRKSRETLLLCEAAGFDVILVETVGVGQSETTVRSMVDFFLLVVLTGAGDELQGMKKGVMELADAILINKADGDNKRRALVAKSDYERILHYLRPATEGWATHAYTCSAMTGEGISDIWGVVEQFKNKTQESGIFTDRRRKQTLSWVYNMVEEHLRSMFFQNSAVVACKNTIEHQVVEGEISATMAVQELIRAFEKCDN